In one window of Pseudomonas benzenivorans DNA:
- a CDS encoding MFS transporter → MSRGEMRRRLALAWWGRVALALAPLFVLNLLFGAGRQPGVLAMPLFIAGLLAMFASLPLFGAYKRALVATEKALDSPQEADAWQALGLCRGRAMWVAALPAWIAAVAIFAGLEGIPLLLLGLSSLVLLYLYRIPRQLG, encoded by the coding sequence GTGAGCCGTGGCGAGATGCGCCGCCGCCTGGCGCTGGCCTGGTGGGGGCGGGTGGCGCTGGCCCTGGCGCCGCTGTTCGTCCTCAACCTGCTGTTCGGCGCCGGTCGTCAGCCGGGCGTGCTGGCCATGCCGCTGTTCATCGCCGGGCTGCTGGCGATGTTCGCCAGCCTGCCGTTGTTCGGGGCCTACAAGCGGGCCCTGGTGGCGACCGAGAAAGCCCTCGATAGCCCCCAGGAGGCGGATGCCTGGCAGGCCTTGGGCCTGTGCCGGGGCCGCGCCATGTGGGTGGCCGCACTGCCGGCCTGGATTGCCGCCGTTGCCATCTTCGCCGGCCTGGAGGGGATACCGCTGCTGCTGCTCGGCCTGTCCAGCCTGGTACTGCTCTACCTCTACCGCATTCCCCGCCAACTCGGCTGA
- a CDS encoding cobalamin-binding protein: protein MLRLALFLLGLLAWPALAVERVVSLAPSLSEIVVELDAVDLLVGVLDGGERPASLRHLPSVGRYGQLEMESLIGLQPDLVLLWPDSISPAQRQQLQDFGIPLLIAEPRDLDNLAEQFAEIGARLGRPEQGHRLRQRFGERLAELRARYRRERPLRVFYQIWDKPLYTIGGRQIISDALRLCGAENVFADLALPAPQVSVEAVLQRDPEVILAGSGAQLDIWRSWPDLAAVRRNQLYPVPDKGLERPSFQMLAATEKLCEQLAKAQ from the coding sequence ATGCTTCGCCTGGCGCTGTTTCTGCTCGGGTTGCTGGCCTGGCCGGCACTGGCGGTCGAGCGGGTGGTCAGTCTGGCGCCTTCGCTCAGCGAAATCGTCGTGGAGCTGGATGCCGTCGACCTGCTGGTAGGGGTGCTGGACGGTGGCGAACGGCCGGCCTCGCTGCGTCACCTACCCTCGGTGGGGCGCTATGGCCAGTTGGAGATGGAGAGCCTGATCGGTCTGCAGCCCGACCTGGTGCTGCTCTGGCCCGACAGCATCAGTCCGGCCCAGCGCCAGCAACTGCAGGACTTCGGCATTCCCCTGCTGATCGCCGAGCCTCGCGACCTGGACAATCTGGCCGAGCAGTTCGCCGAGATCGGCGCGCGCCTCGGTCGCCCCGAGCAGGGGCATCGACTGCGCCAGCGCTTCGGCGAGCGGCTCGCCGAGCTGCGCGCCCGTTACCGCCGCGAGCGGCCGCTGCGGGTGTTCTACCAGATCTGGGACAAGCCGCTGTACACCATAGGCGGGCGGCAGATCATCAGCGATGCCCTGCGCCTGTGCGGTGCCGAAAACGTCTTCGCCGACCTCGCCCTGCCGGCGCCGCAGGTCAGCGTCGAGGCGGTGCTGCAGCGCGACCCCGAGGTGATACTCGCCGGCTCAGGCGCCCAGCTGGATATCTGGCGCAGCTGGCCGGATCTGGCCGCGGTGCGCCGCAACCAGCTCTATCCGGTGCCGGACAAGGGCCTGGAGCGCCCCAGTTTTCAGATGCTGGCGGCCACCGAGAAACTCTGCGAGCAGCTGGCCAAGGCACAATGA
- a CDS encoding substrate-binding periplasmic protein produces MHGFWLTILIGLLAWTGARAEPVVPTQVRLASEVWEDDTEADGTGLAWDILRQVFEPAGVELVIQSVPYTRSIGLVQRGQADAWVGSYKDEIDQGVVYPRWHYDADRISALGLAERPAPTLASIGATQLVWMRGYAFQRYLPNLTRYREVQRDSDILQMLQYRRADFFLDAHDELEVLLGRAAEPARFRLTPLTRLPLYLGFADTSRGRALAALFDRRMDELVRRGSLRPVFKHWQQPYPFD; encoded by the coding sequence ATGCACGGCTTCTGGCTGACGATACTGATAGGGCTGTTGGCCTGGACCGGCGCTCGGGCCGAGCCGGTCGTGCCGACGCAGGTGCGCCTGGCCAGCGAGGTCTGGGAGGATGACACCGAGGCGGACGGCACCGGTCTGGCCTGGGATATCCTGCGCCAGGTGTTCGAGCCGGCCGGCGTCGAACTGGTGATCCAGAGCGTGCCCTACACCCGCTCCATCGGCCTGGTGCAGCGCGGTCAGGCCGATGCCTGGGTCGGCTCTTACAAGGACGAGATCGATCAGGGGGTGGTCTACCCGCGCTGGCACTACGATGCCGACCGGATCAGCGCGCTGGGCCTGGCCGAGCGCCCGGCGCCGACCCTGGCCAGCATCGGCGCGACGCAGCTGGTGTGGATGCGTGGCTATGCCTTTCAACGCTATCTGCCAAACTTGACGCGCTACCGGGAAGTTCAGCGTGATAGCGATATCCTGCAGATGCTGCAGTATCGACGGGCCGACTTTTTCCTCGACGCCCACGACGAGCTCGAGGTCCTGCTCGGTCGCGCCGCCGAGCCGGCGCGCTTTCGCCTGACGCCATTGACCCGTCTGCCGCTGTACCTGGGCTTCGCCGATACGTCCCGGGGGCGCGCCCTGGCTGCGCTGTTCGACAGGCGCATGGACGAGCTGGTCAGGCGTGGCAGCCTGCGGCCGGTGTTCAAGCACTGGCAACAACCCTATCCCTTCGACTAA
- a CDS encoding retropepsin-like aspartic protease family protein: MKWLAAGVLLAAAGCLWAEPQVRVVGLFPGAAVLNVDGQRKLVKVGQTGPGGVQVVSADSRGAVLRVGGVERSYGLSREYSDGFAEASKRQLSIAKGIGGHYWAAGSVNGHPVQFLVDTGATSIALNGGQARRLGIDYRVEGRPLQVSTASGTARGWKVNLKSVKLGSLEVLGVEAVVLEGDSPTEALLGMSFLSRVGWKVEQDVLVLESKH, from the coding sequence TTGAAATGGCTTGCGGCCGGCGTGCTGCTGGCTGCCGCCGGATGCCTCTGGGCCGAGCCGCAGGTGCGGGTGGTCGGCCTGTTCCCCGGGGCGGCGGTGCTCAATGTCGACGGTCAGCGCAAGCTGGTGAAGGTCGGCCAGACCGGGCCGGGCGGCGTGCAGGTGGTCAGCGCCGACAGCCGTGGCGCGGTGTTGCGGGTCGGTGGCGTCGAGCGCAGCTATGGTCTGAGCCGCGAGTACAGCGACGGCTTCGCCGAAGCGAGCAAGCGTCAACTGAGCATCGCCAAGGGCATAGGCGGGCACTACTGGGCCGCCGGTTCGGTGAACGGCCACCCGGTGCAGTTTCTGGTCGATACCGGCGCCACCTCGATCGCCCTCAACGGCGGCCAGGCCCGCCGCCTGGGCATCGACTACCGGGTGGAGGGCCGGCCCCTGCAGGTCAGCACGGCCAGCGGCACGGCGCGAGGCTGGAAGGTCAACCTCAAGAGCGTCAAGCTCGGTAGCCTGGAGGTGCTGGGGGTCGAGGCCGTGGTGCTGGAGGGCGACTCGCCGACCGAGGCGCTGCTCGGCATGAGCTTTCTCAGCCGGGTCGGCTGGAAGGTCGAGCAGGATGTGTTGGTGCTGGAGTCCAAGCACTGA
- a CDS encoding TonB-dependent receptor domain-containing protein, which produces MKLSRLALAVTLTPGLTLAANPAEPYQAPPLVVTSGRQAEPQRQATAATSVFTRQDIERLQVRSVPELLSRVPGISIVQNGGRGSLTSVFIRGANSNQTLVLVDGVRLNAAASGLARLEFLSPEQIERVEVVRGPRSALYGADAIGGVIQIFTRRGEAGLQPRVRLAAGTQQSFERSLGLSGGDDQTRFDLGASLDESAGFDRSNDARGRDADHDGLRRQALNLSLDHRFNDQLKGGFNLLDQRGETEYDDLFSFAPGNPSERFSVSSIAAHLEARLLDAWTSRLELGHTEDKSDNRDRFNSGNNFSFNTYRDSASWLNTLRLSDSQKLLLGADWYEDRLNSSSDFSETARWNQAAFIQHRYQGDGFATELGLRHDDNEQFGSENTANAALTLNLSQQLDLILSYGEGFHAPTFNDLYLDIPPFFGGNPDLDPEHSKTYEVQLRGEHLDTVWSLAAYRTEVTDLITVVSDPVTFFSQPQNVNKARLQGLELSLERNLLGWQAVLSAGWVDPRDRDTGHTLPRRAKRSLSLDLDRQFGDFGAGLSWQAASSRYDNAANTVEVAGYGLLGLRGSWKMSNELNWQVKVENLLDKDYSQATYTRPDNSTLFSPVTRYGFREEGRSAQLSLTWTPSL; this is translated from the coding sequence ATGAAACTGTCCCGCCTCGCCCTGGCCGTGACCCTGACGCCCGGCCTGACTCTGGCCGCAAATCCCGCCGAGCCCTATCAGGCGCCGCCGCTGGTGGTGACTTCAGGCCGCCAAGCCGAACCGCAGCGCCAAGCCACCGCCGCCACCTCGGTCTTCACCCGCCAGGATATCGAACGTCTGCAGGTGCGCAGCGTGCCTGAACTGCTCAGCCGCGTACCCGGTATTTCGATCGTCCAGAACGGCGGTCGCGGCAGCCTGACCAGCGTATTTATACGCGGCGCCAACTCCAACCAGACCCTGGTGCTGGTCGATGGTGTACGCCTTAACGCCGCAGCGAGCGGCCTGGCGCGCCTTGAGTTTCTCAGCCCCGAACAGATCGAGCGGGTCGAAGTGGTGCGCGGCCCGCGCTCGGCACTGTATGGCGCCGACGCCATTGGTGGTGTCATCCAGATTTTCACCCGCCGCGGTGAAGCGGGCCTACAACCACGCGTGCGCTTGGCTGCAGGCACCCAACAGAGCTTTGAGCGAAGTCTCGGACTGTCTGGTGGAGACGATCAGACCCGCTTCGACCTCGGCGCCAGCCTCGACGAATCGGCTGGCTTCGATCGTTCCAACGACGCTCGAGGCCGCGATGCCGACCACGATGGCTTGCGCCGCCAGGCTCTCAACCTGAGCCTGGATCACCGTTTCAACGATCAGTTGAAAGGTGGATTTAACCTACTCGATCAGCGCGGCGAGACTGAGTACGACGACCTGTTCAGCTTCGCACCCGGCAACCCCAGCGAGCGCTTTAGCGTCTCCAGCATCGCCGCTCACCTGGAAGCCCGGCTGCTGGACGCCTGGACCAGCCGCCTCGAACTGGGCCACACCGAGGACAAGAGCGACAACCGCGATCGCTTCAACAGCGGCAACAACTTCAGCTTCAACACTTACCGCGACTCCGCCAGCTGGCTGAACACCCTGCGCCTGAGTGACAGCCAGAAACTGCTACTGGGCGCGGACTGGTATGAAGACCGCCTCAACAGCAGCAGCGACTTCAGCGAAACCGCGCGCTGGAACCAGGCCGCCTTCATCCAGCACCGCTATCAGGGCGACGGCTTCGCTACCGAGCTGGGTCTACGCCATGACGACAATGAGCAGTTCGGCAGCGAGAATACCGCCAACGCCGCCTTGACCCTCAACCTCAGCCAACAACTGGACCTGATCCTCAGCTATGGCGAAGGCTTCCACGCCCCGACCTTCAACGACCTGTACCTCGATATCCCGCCGTTCTTCGGTGGCAACCCGGATCTCGACCCAGAACACTCGAAGACCTACGAAGTGCAGCTGCGCGGCGAGCACCTGGACACCGTCTGGAGCCTGGCGGCTTACCGCACCGAGGTAACGGACCTGATCACCGTGGTCAGCGACCCCGTGACCTTCTTCAGCCAGCCGCAGAACGTCAATAAAGCCCGCCTGCAAGGTCTGGAGTTGAGCCTGGAGCGTAACCTGCTGGGCTGGCAGGCAGTGCTGAGCGCCGGCTGGGTCGACCCACGCGACCGCGACACGGGTCACACCCTACCAAGACGCGCCAAGCGCAGCCTCAGCCTGGACCTCGATCGCCAGTTCGGCGATTTCGGCGCGGGCCTGAGCTGGCAAGCCGCTTCCAGCCGGTACGACAACGCAGCCAATACAGTCGAAGTGGCCGGCTATGGCCTACTTGGGCTGCGTGGCAGCTGGAAGATGAGTAACGAGCTGAACTGGCAAGTGAAGGTCGAGAACCTGCTGGACAAGGATTACAGTCAGGCTACCTACACCAGACCGGATAACAGCACGCTCTTCAGCCCCGTGACCCGTTACGGCTTCCGCGAGGAAGGCCGCAGCGCCCAGCTCTCGCTGACTTGGACGCCATCCCTATAA
- the ribBA gene encoding bifunctional 3,4-dihydroxy-2-butanone-4-phosphate synthase/GTP cyclohydrolase II, whose translation MALNSIEELIEDIRAGKMVILMDDEDRENEGDLIIASEAVTAEHINFMARFARGLICMPMTRERCELLKLPLMAPRNGSGFGTKFTVSIEAAEGVTTGISAADRARTVQAAAAKNAKADDIVSPGHIFPLMAQPGGVLARAGHTEAACDLARMGGFEPSGVICEIMNDDGTMARRPELEEFAAEHGIKIGTIADLIHYRLIHERTVERINEQELDTELGHFNLVTYRDAVEGDVHMALTLGSISPEEPTLVRVHNMDPLRDLFMVKQEGRWSLRAAMAEVAKAGSGVVLLLGNPLTGPDLLAHLERQLGHEHKAANPTTYSTVGAGSQILRDLGVRQMRLMSSPMKFNAISGFDLEVVEYLPSE comes from the coding sequence ATGGCACTCAACAGCATCGAAGAACTGATCGAAGACATCCGCGCCGGCAAGATGGTCATCCTCATGGATGACGAGGACCGCGAGAACGAGGGCGACCTAATCATCGCCTCCGAGGCGGTCACCGCCGAGCACATCAACTTCATGGCCCGTTTCGCCCGCGGGTTGATCTGCATGCCGATGACCCGCGAGCGCTGCGAGCTGCTCAAGCTGCCGCTGATGGCGCCGCGCAACGGCTCCGGCTTCGGCACCAAGTTCACCGTCTCCATCGAGGCCGCCGAAGGCGTCACCACCGGCATCTCCGCCGCGGACCGGGCGCGCACCGTGCAGGCCGCGGCGGCGAAGAACGCCAAGGCCGACGACATCGTCAGCCCCGGCCACATCTTTCCGCTGATGGCCCAGCCGGGCGGCGTGCTGGCCCGGGCCGGGCATACCGAGGCGGCCTGCGACCTGGCGCGCATGGGCGGCTTCGAGCCGAGCGGGGTGATCTGCGAGATCATGAACGACGACGGCACCATGGCCCGTCGCCCGGAGCTGGAGGAGTTCGCCGCCGAGCACGGCATCAAGATCGGCACCATCGCCGACCTGATCCACTACCGGCTGATCCACGAGCGCACCGTCGAGCGCATCAACGAGCAGGAACTGGACACCGAGCTGGGGCACTTCAACCTGGTGACCTACCGCGACGCGGTGGAAGGCGACGTGCACATGGCCCTGACCCTGGGCAGCATCAGTCCCGAGGAGCCGACCCTGGTGCGGGTGCACAACATGGACCCGCTGCGCGACCTGTTCATGGTCAAGCAGGAGGGGCGCTGGAGTCTGCGCGCGGCCATGGCCGAGGTGGCCAAGGCCGGCAGCGGCGTGGTGCTGCTGTTGGGCAACCCGCTGACCGGCCCGGATCTGTTGGCCCATCTGGAGCGCCAGCTCGGCCACGAGCACAAGGCGGCCAACCCGACCACCTACAGCACCGTCGGCGCCGGCTCGCAGATCCTCCGCGATCTGGGCGTGCGCCAGATGCGCCTGATGAGCTCGCCGATGAAGTTCAACGCAATATCCGGTTTCGACCTGGAAGTTGTAGAATACCTGCCCTCTGAATAA
- the thiL gene encoding thiamine-phosphate kinase, with amino-acid sequence MGEFELIRHYFAAASCARGGEGVALGIGDDCALLELPVGEQLAVSTDTLVEAVHFPASADPCLLGQRALGVSLSDLAAMGATPIGFTLALTLPRAEPAWLEAFARGLDRMAQQCGARLIGGDTTRGPLSLTLSVFGRVPAGQALTRAGARVGDLLCVGGCLGEGAGALELVLGRRQAVAEVAEPLLARYWSPQPQLALGQALLGKATAALDISDGLLADCGHIAAASGVALSVEQARLPISAALLELLGEQGARRCALGGGDDYLLAFTLPPPQLAGLQAAGWPVQVVGRVEAGQGVRLLDEQGRSIAAPAQGYQHFGAAGV; translated from the coding sequence TTGGGTGAGTTCGAGCTGATCCGTCACTACTTCGCCGCCGCGTCCTGTGCGCGGGGCGGCGAAGGCGTGGCCCTGGGCATCGGCGACGACTGCGCCCTGCTGGAGCTGCCGGTCGGCGAGCAGCTGGCCGTGTCCACCGATACCCTGGTCGAGGCCGTGCACTTCCCCGCCTCGGCCGATCCCTGCCTGCTCGGGCAGCGCGCCCTCGGCGTGTCGCTCAGCGACCTGGCCGCCATGGGCGCGACGCCCATCGGCTTCACCCTGGCCCTGACCCTGCCCCGTGCCGAGCCGGCTTGGCTCGAGGCCTTCGCCCGCGGCCTGGACCGCATGGCGCAGCAGTGCGGCGCACGCCTGATCGGCGGCGATACCACCCGCGGGCCGCTGAGTCTGACCCTGAGCGTATTCGGCCGGGTGCCGGCCGGCCAGGCGCTGACCCGTGCCGGCGCACGGGTCGGCGACCTGCTCTGCGTCGGCGGTTGCCTGGGCGAAGGTGCCGGCGCCCTGGAGCTGGTGCTGGGGCGGCGGCAGGCCGTGGCGGAGGTCGCCGAACCGCTGCTGGCGCGCTACTGGTCACCGCAGCCGCAACTGGCCTTGGGCCAGGCGTTGCTGGGCAAGGCCACGGCCGCGTTGGACATCTCCGACGGCCTGCTGGCCGACTGCGGGCACATCGCCGCGGCCTCCGGGGTGGCGCTGTCGGTCGAGCAGGCGCGCCTGCCGATCTCGGCAGCCCTGCTGGAGTTGCTCGGGGAGCAGGGCGCCCGCCGCTGCGCGCTCGGCGGCGGCGACGACTACCTGCTGGCCTTCACCCTGCCGCCGCCGCAGCTGGCCGGTCTGCAGGCCGCGGGCTGGCCGGTGCAGGTGGTCGGCCGGGTCGAGGCCGGCCAGGGCGTGCGGTTGCTGGACGAGCAGGGGCGCAGCATCGCTGCGCCGGCGCAGGGCTATCAGCATTTCGGAGCCGCCGGTGTCTGA
- the nusB gene encoding transcription antitermination factor NusB, producing MSQHDSQGQKPAKKGPSAKTLARREARTLAMQALYSWHIAGQALNEIEAQFRVDNDFGAVDGAYFHEILHGVARQKTEIDGAFTPLLDRPLEEIDPVELAILRLSTYELKNRIDIPYRVVINEGIELAKVFGATDGHKFVNGVLDKLAPRLRADEVRAHKR from the coding sequence GTGAGCCAGCACGACAGCCAGGGCCAGAAGCCGGCGAAGAAGGGCCCCAGCGCCAAGACCCTGGCGCGCCGCGAGGCGCGCACCCTGGCCATGCAGGCGTTGTACTCCTGGCACATCGCCGGCCAGGCGCTGAACGAGATCGAAGCGCAGTTCCGCGTGGACAACGACTTCGGTGCCGTCGACGGCGCCTACTTCCACGAGATCCTGCATGGCGTGGCGCGGCAGAAGACCGAGATCGACGGGGCCTTCACCCCGCTGCTGGATCGTCCGCTGGAGGAGATCGACCCGGTCGAGCTGGCGATCCTGCGCCTGTCCACCTACGAGCTGAAGAACCGCATCGATATCCCCTATCGCGTGGTGATCAACGAAGGCATCGAGCTGGCCAAGGTGTTCGGCGCCACCGATGGACACAAGTTCGTCAATGGCGTGCTGGACAAGCTGGCGCCGCGCCTGCGCGCCGACGAAGTTCGCGCCCACAAGCGCTGA
- the ribA gene encoding GTP cyclohydrolase II gives MPVVFVAASQLPTPFGVFTMHGFLEEATGKEHVALTFGDVADGEPVLGRLHSECLTGDALFSLRCDCGFQLEAALRAIATEGRGVLLYLRQEGRGIGLLNKIRAYELQDGGADTVEANERLGFGADQRDYAICRPMLEHLGIRALKLMTNNPRKVNALGDMGVAVATRVPLQIDHNPHNKKYLATKAGKLGHLLGNLHQGEVEDSL, from the coding sequence GTGCCTGTCGTGTTCGTCGCCGCCTCCCAACTGCCTACGCCGTTCGGCGTGTTCACCATGCATGGCTTTCTCGAGGAGGCCACCGGCAAGGAGCACGTCGCGCTGACCTTCGGCGATGTCGCCGACGGCGAGCCGGTGCTGGGGCGCCTGCATTCCGAGTGCCTGACCGGCGACGCGCTGTTCAGCCTGCGCTGCGACTGCGGTTTCCAGCTCGAGGCGGCGCTGCGCGCGATCGCCACCGAGGGCCGCGGCGTGCTGCTCTACCTGCGTCAGGAGGGCCGTGGCATCGGCCTGCTGAACAAGATCCGCGCCTACGAGTTGCAGGACGGCGGCGCCGACACGGTCGAAGCCAACGAGCGCCTGGGCTTCGGCGCCGATCAGCGCGACTACGCGATCTGCCGGCCGATGCTCGAGCACCTGGGCATTCGCGCGCTCAAGCTGATGACCAACAACCCGCGCAAGGTCAATGCCCTGGGCGATATGGGCGTGGCCGTGGCCACCCGCGTACCGCTGCAGATCGACCACAACCCGCACAACAAGAAGTACCTGGCGACCAAGGCCGGCAAGCTCGGCCACCTGCTCGGCAACCTGCATCAGGGCGAGGTCGAGGACTCCCTGTGA
- a CDS encoding phosphatidylglycerophosphatase A family protein, translating into MSETSRVPPSVWRNPWHFLAFGFGSGTLPKAPGTWGSLVALPFIPLWQMLPDWGYWLMLGLTMLFGFWLCGKVAEDLRVHDHEGIVWDEMVGMWITLWLVPEGWLWLLLGFVMFRLFDILKPWPIRWVDRHVHGGVGIMLDDVLAGVFAWLAMQLVVWGWANGLAAGLGF; encoded by the coding sequence GTGTCTGAGACTTCGCGAGTGCCGCCCTCGGTCTGGCGCAACCCCTGGCACTTCCTGGCCTTCGGTTTCGGCTCCGGCACCCTGCCGAAGGCGCCGGGCACCTGGGGTTCGCTGGTGGCCCTGCCGTTCATTCCGCTGTGGCAGATGCTGCCGGACTGGGGCTACTGGCTGATGCTCGGCCTGACCATGCTGTTCGGCTTCTGGCTGTGCGGCAAGGTCGCCGAGGATCTGCGCGTACATGACCACGAGGGCATCGTCTGGGACGAGATGGTCGGCATGTGGATCACCCTGTGGCTGGTGCCCGAGGGCTGGCTCTGGCTGCTGCTAGGCTTCGTCATGTTCCGCCTGTTCGACATCCTCAAGCCCTGGCCGATCCGTTGGGTCGACCGGCATGTGCACGGCGGTGTCGGCATCATGCTCGACGATGTGCTGGCCGGGGTCTTCGCCTGGCTGGCCATGCAGCTGGTGGTCTGGGGCTGGGCCAACGGTCTGGCGGCGGGACTGGGCTTCTAG
- the ribH gene encoding 6,7-dimethyl-8-ribityllumazine synthase — translation MTLKTIEGTFIAPKGRFALVVGRFNSFVVESLVSGAVDALVRHGVSESDITIIRAPGAFEIPLVAQKVAQRSEFDAIIALGAVIRGGTPHFEYVAGECTKGLAQVSMEFGVPVAFGVLTVDSIEQAIERSGTKAGNKGAEAALSALEMVSLLAQLEAK, via the coding sequence ATGACCCTGAAGACCATCGAAGGTACTTTCATCGCCCCCAAGGGCCGTTTCGCCCTGGTGGTCGGCCGCTTTAACAGCTTCGTCGTCGAAAGCCTGGTAAGCGGTGCCGTCGATGCCCTGGTGCGCCACGGTGTGAGCGAAAGCGACATCACCATCATCCGCGCCCCGGGTGCCTTCGAGATTCCCCTGGTGGCGCAGAAGGTCGCTCAGCGCAGCGAGTTCGACGCCATCATCGCCCTTGGCGCGGTGATCCGCGGCGGTACCCCGCACTTCGAATACGTCGCCGGCGAGTGCACCAAGGGCCTGGCCCAGGTGTCCATGGAGTTCGGCGTGCCGGTGGCCTTCGGCGTGCTGACCGTGGATTCCATCGAGCAGGCCATCGAGCGCTCCGGCACCAAGGCCGGCAACAAGGGTGCGGAAGCCGCCCTGTCTGCCCTGGAAATGGTCAGCCTGCTGGCGCAGTTGGAGGCCAAGTGA
- the dxs gene encoding 1-deoxy-D-xylulose-5-phosphate synthase, which produces MPTTFDEIPRERPLTPLLDRANTPDELRRLGEAELEALADELRQYLLYTVGQTGGHFGAGLGVIELTIALHYVFDTPDDRLVWDVGHQAYPHKILTGRREQMNSLRQKDGIAAFPRRSESEYDTFGVGHSSTSISAALGMAIAARMQGSTRKSVAVIGDGALTAGMAFEALNHASDVGANMLVVLNDNDMSISRNVGGLSNYLAKLLSSRTYASMREGSKKVLSRLPGAWEIARKTEEHAKGMLVPGTLFEELGWNYIGPIDGHDLPTLLATLRNMRDLEGPQFLHVITKKGKGFAPAEVDPIGYHAITKLEPIDAKAAPKKAGGPKYSSVFGQWLCDMAAQDRRLVGITPAMKEGSDLVAFSERYPERYFDVAIAEQHAVTLAAGMACDGAKPVVAIYSTFLQRAYDQLIHDVAVQHLDVLFAIDRAGLVGEDGPTHAGSFDLSYLRCIPGMLVMTPSDENELRRMLTTGYQHLGPAAVRYPRGRGPNAPIEPGLEPLEIGKGVVRRQGSRVALLVFGVQLTEALKVGETLDATVVDMRFVKPLDEALVRQLAAEHELLVTVEENSIMGGAGSAVSEFLAQENLLKPVLHLGLPDYYVEHAKPAQMLAECGLDAAGIETAVRARLDALVN; this is translated from the coding sequence CGCCGGACGAACTGCGGCGCCTGGGCGAGGCCGAACTGGAGGCCCTGGCCGACGAGCTGCGCCAATACCTGCTCTACACGGTCGGCCAGACCGGCGGGCACTTCGGCGCCGGCCTCGGGGTGATCGAGCTGACCATCGCCCTGCACTACGTCTTCGACACCCCGGACGACCGTTTGGTGTGGGACGTCGGCCACCAGGCCTATCCGCACAAGATCCTCACCGGACGCCGCGAGCAGATGAACAGCCTGCGCCAGAAGGACGGCATCGCCGCCTTCCCGCGGCGCAGCGAGAGCGAGTACGACACCTTCGGCGTCGGCCACTCCAGCACCAGCATCAGCGCCGCCCTGGGTATGGCCATCGCCGCCCGCATGCAGGGCAGCACGCGCAAGTCGGTGGCGGTGATCGGCGACGGCGCGCTGACCGCCGGCATGGCCTTCGAGGCGTTGAACCACGCCTCCGACGTGGGGGCCAACATGCTGGTGGTGCTCAACGACAACGACATGTCGATCTCGCGCAACGTCGGCGGCCTGTCCAACTACCTGGCCAAGCTGCTCTCCAGCCGCACCTACGCGAGCATGCGCGAGGGCAGCAAGAAGGTCCTGTCGCGCCTGCCCGGGGCCTGGGAGATCGCCCGCAAGACCGAGGAACACGCCAAGGGCATGCTGGTACCCGGCACCCTGTTCGAGGAACTGGGCTGGAACTACATCGGCCCCATCGACGGCCACGACCTGCCGACCCTGCTCGCCACCCTGCGTAACATGCGCGACCTGGAAGGCCCGCAGTTCCTCCATGTGATCACCAAGAAGGGCAAGGGCTTCGCCCCCGCCGAGGTCGACCCGATCGGCTACCACGCCATCACCAAGCTGGAGCCGATAGACGCCAAGGCCGCGCCGAAGAAAGCCGGGGGGCCGAAGTACTCCAGCGTGTTCGGCCAGTGGCTGTGCGACATGGCCGCGCAGGACCGGCGTCTGGTCGGCATCACCCCGGCGATGAAGGAAGGCTCGGACCTGGTGGCCTTCAGCGAACGCTACCCCGAGCGCTACTTCGACGTGGCCATCGCCGAGCAGCACGCCGTGACCCTGGCCGCCGGCATGGCCTGCGACGGCGCCAAACCGGTGGTGGCGATCTACTCGACCTTCCTGCAGCGCGCCTACGACCAGCTGATCCACGACGTCGCGGTGCAGCACCTCGATGTGCTGTTCGCCATCGACCGCGCCGGCCTGGTCGGCGAGGACGGCCCGACCCACGCCGGCAGCTTCGACCTGTCCTACCTGCGCTGCATCCCCGGGATGCTGGTGATGACCCCCAGCGACGAGAACGAGCTGCGCCGCATGCTCACGACCGGCTACCAGCATCTGGGCCCGGCGGCGGTGCGCTACCCGCGCGGCAGAGGCCCCAACGCCCCCATCGAACCGGGCCTGGAACCCCTGGAGATCGGCAAGGGCGTGGTCCGTCGTCAGGGCAGCCGGGTCGCCCTGCTGGTATTCGGCGTGCAACTGACCGAGGCGCTGAAGGTCGGCGAGACCCTGGACGCCACGGTGGTCGACATGCGCTTCGTCAAACCCCTGGACGAGGCCCTGGTGCGCCAGCTGGCGGCCGAACACGAGCTGCTGGTGACCGTCGAGGAAAACAGCATCATGGGCGGCGCCGGCAGCGCGGTCAGCGAGTTCCTGGCCCAGGAGAACCTGCTCAAACCGGTGCTGCACCTGGGCCTGCCGGACTACTACGTCGAACACGCCAAGCCCGCGCAGATGCTCGCCGAGTGCGGCCTGGACGCCGCCGGTATCGAAACCGCCGTGCGTGCCCGCCTGGACGCGCTGGTGAACTGA